In Bryobacteraceae bacterium, the following proteins share a genomic window:
- a CDS encoding methylmalonyl-CoA mutase family protein has product MVGLGHGSFQDGMIEVEAMTKLVTPTETLSGIPVKPVYGPTGRSPEPPAGEFPYTRGIHESMYRGRLWTMRQFSGFATPEETNRRYRYLLDQGQTGLSVAFDLPTLMGYDSDHPQSLGEVGKCGVAISSLEDMEMLLDGIPLGEVSVSMTINSPASILWAMYLAVAEKQGVAWDRLNGTLQNDILKEYIAQKEFIYPPRPSMRLVTDSIVFGAECVPRFNPVSISGYHIREAGSTAVQELAFTLRDGIEYVDDVLARGLPVDAFAPRLSFFFNSHSDFFEEIAKFRAARRMWAQIMRDRFGAREERSWKLRFHAQTAGCSLTWQQPYNNVMRTAMQALAAVIGGCQSLHTNSLDEAYALPSEHAVTIALRTQQILAHESGITAVPDPFGGSYFVEELTDRVEAEANAYIERIDAMGGMIEAIEKSYPQREVADASYRYQRQVEEGERIIVGVNAFVEENEAPIELLQIDETAEARQVEKLAALRKRRDAGAATRSLDALRAGSLGGANTMPLILDCVRAYATVGEICDALRETLGVWTERAAV; this is encoded by the coding sequence ATGGTAGGCCTCGGACATGGCAGCTTTCAGGATGGCATGATTGAAGTGGAAGCGATGACCAAGCTCGTCACACCCACCGAGACGCTTTCGGGCATTCCGGTCAAGCCGGTGTACGGGCCGACGGGACGGTCGCCGGAACCGCCGGCCGGAGAGTTTCCATATACTCGCGGCATCCACGAGAGCATGTACCGGGGCCGGCTGTGGACCATGCGGCAGTTCTCGGGCTTCGCCACTCCGGAGGAGACCAACCGCCGCTACCGGTACCTTCTGGACCAGGGCCAGACCGGGCTTTCGGTGGCTTTCGATCTGCCGACGCTGATGGGCTACGATTCCGATCACCCGCAATCGCTCGGCGAGGTGGGCAAGTGCGGCGTGGCGATTTCGTCGCTCGAGGACATGGAGATGCTGCTCGACGGGATTCCGCTCGGCGAGGTGAGCGTATCGATGACGATCAACTCACCGGCTTCCATCCTGTGGGCGATGTACCTGGCGGTTGCCGAGAAACAAGGAGTGGCGTGGGATCGGCTCAACGGAACTCTCCAGAACGACATTCTCAAGGAGTACATCGCGCAGAAGGAGTTCATCTACCCGCCGCGGCCATCCATGCGGCTGGTGACGGACTCGATCGTGTTCGGCGCGGAATGCGTGCCGCGGTTCAATCCGGTTTCGATTTCCGGGTATCACATCCGGGAGGCGGGGTCGACGGCGGTGCAGGAACTGGCGTTCACGCTGCGCGACGGAATCGAGTACGTGGACGATGTGCTGGCGCGCGGGTTGCCGGTAGACGCCTTCGCGCCGCGGCTCAGCTTCTTCTTTAATTCGCACAGCGACTTTTTCGAGGAGATCGCCAAGTTCCGCGCGGCGCGGCGCATGTGGGCGCAGATCATGCGGGACCGTTTCGGCGCGCGTGAGGAGCGGTCGTGGAAGTTACGCTTCCATGCGCAGACGGCGGGCTGCTCGCTCACCTGGCAGCAGCCTTATAACAACGTGATGCGCACGGCGATGCAGGCGCTGGCGGCAGTGATCGGCGGCTGCCAGTCGCTCCATACGAACTCGCTCGACGAGGCCTACGCGCTGCCATCCGAGCACGCCGTCACCATCGCGCTACGCACCCAGCAGATTCTGGCTCACGAATCGGGCATCACCGCCGTGCCGGATCCGTTCGGGGGGAGCTACTTCGTGGAGGAACTGACCGATCGCGTGGAGGCGGAAGCGAATGCTTACATCGAGCGGATCGACGCGATGGGCGGCATGATCGAGGCCATCGAAAAGAGCTACCCACAGCGCGAGGTCGCCGACGCCAGCTACCGGTATCAACGGCAGGTGGAAGAGGGTGAGCGCATCATCGTGGGTGTGAACGCGTTTGTCGAGGAGAACGAGGCGCCGATCGAGCTGCTGCAGATCGACGAGACGGCGGAGGCGCGCCAGGTGGAGAAGCTGGCGGCGCTGCGCAAACGGCGGGACGCGGGGGCGGCAACGCGGTCGCTCGACGCGCTGCGGGCGGGGTCGCTCGGTGGGGCCAATACGATGCCGCTGATTCTCGATTGCGTGCGCGCGTACGCCACGGTCGGCGAGATTTGCGATGCGCTGCGGGAGACGCTCGGCGTGTGGACCGAGCGCGCGGCGGTCTAG
- a CDS encoding cob(I)yrinic acid a,c-diamide adenosyltransferase, whose product MSEAYHDPHVALNRIYTRRGDAGETSLVGGQRVPKDTLRIECYGTVDELNAVLGMARESTLGDERLAALAAILLRIQHELFNLGSILATLPADVHPRQPRVTEAEVEQLEREIDAMNATLPALRSFVLPGGSRLNAELHLARTVCRRAERIAVALARSEEVPPEAVRYLNRLSDALFVFSRRAVAATGAAELLWDPNKASSGYNQSPGE is encoded by the coding sequence ATGTCCGAGGCCTACCATGACCCCCACGTCGCCCTGAACCGCATCTACACCAGGCGCGGGGATGCCGGCGAAACATCGCTCGTGGGCGGGCAGCGCGTGCCAAAGGACACGCTCCGCATCGAATGCTACGGCACGGTGGACGAGTTGAACGCCGTGCTCGGGATGGCCCGCGAATCAACCTTGGGCGACGAGCGTCTGGCTGCCCTCGCGGCGATCCTCCTCCGCATCCAACACGAGTTGTTCAACCTCGGCTCGATCCTGGCCACTTTGCCCGCCGATGTTCATCCCCGACAGCCGCGCGTCACCGAAGCCGAGGTTGAGCAGCTCGAACGCGAGATCGACGCGATGAACGCCACCCTGCCCGCGCTGCGGTCCTTCGTGCTCCCCGGCGGCTCCCGCCTCAACGCCGAACTCCACCTCGCGCGGACGGTCTGCCGGCGCGCCGAAAGAATCGCCGTGGCCCTCGCCCGTTCGGAAGAAGTCCCGCCCGAGGCGGTCCGCTATCTGAACCGCCTCTCGGACGCGCTCTTCGTATTCAGCCGCAGGGCAGTGGCAGCCACCGGCGCGGCCGAGCTCCTCTGGGATCCAAACAAGGCTTCGAGCGGTTACAACCAATCGCCAGGCGAGTAA
- a CDS encoding GNAT family N-acetyltransferase — MDLIKERYETERLILCRPRPGDAEAVFARYAADPEVARYMSWPRHERIETVREFLAFSDAEWARWPGGPLLIESREGKLLGGTGFGFQSRDLAIVGYVLARDAWGRGYASEALRGVVAMAAAVAPVRLEASCHADHRASARVMEKCGFQFDGRRAAHAEFPNLAPGVRCDVLRYSRQV, encoded by the coding sequence GTGGACCTCATCAAGGAACGATACGAAACCGAGCGGCTCATCCTGTGCCGTCCGCGGCCCGGCGACGCCGAGGCCGTCTTCGCGCGATACGCCGCGGACCCGGAGGTGGCGCGCTACATGAGCTGGCCGCGGCATGAGCGCATCGAAACGGTCCGCGAGTTTCTGGCATTCAGCGACGCCGAATGGGCGCGGTGGCCGGGCGGTCCGCTGCTGATCGAGTCTCGCGAAGGGAAGCTTCTCGGCGGGACGGGGTTCGGATTCCAGAGCCGGGACCTGGCGATCGTGGGCTATGTGCTGGCGCGGGACGCGTGGGGACGAGGGTACGCGAGCGAGGCGCTGCGTGGGGTGGTGGCGATGGCGGCGGCGGTGGCGCCGGTGCGGCTGGAGGCGAGTTGCCACGCCGACCACCGGGCGTCGGCGCGGGTGATGGAGAAGTGCGGGTTCCAGTTCGACGGGCGGCGTGCGGCGCACGCCGAGTTCCCCAACCTCGCTCCTGGGGTGAGGTGCGACGTGCTGAGGTACTCGCGCCAGGTGTAG
- a CDS encoding CHAD domain-containing protein — protein MEAFAAAQVETRIERVRVEMARAMADPSAGPVHDLRVSIRRLQQALRLFGGIWNPARSAELRARLRPVIAAAGEVRNRDIALDLLMKSGCEATEIAACFRRDRAQTAGLLRLRIAQAGMP, from the coding sequence ATGGAGGCCTTCGCCGCAGCCCAGGTCGAGACACGCATCGAGCGTGTCCGTGTCGAAATGGCCCGCGCCATGGCCGATCCATCCGCCGGCCCCGTCCACGACCTTCGCGTCTCCATCCGCCGCCTCCAGCAAGCGCTCCGCCTTTTCGGCGGCATATGGAATCCCGCCCGCTCGGCGGAACTGCGCGCCCGCCTACGGCCTGTCATCGCCGCGGCCGGCGAAGTGCGCAATCGTGACATCGCGCTCGATTTGCTGATGAAATCCGGCTGCGAGGCTACTGAAATCGCCGCGTGTTTCCGCCGCGATCGCGCCCAAACCGCTGGTCTGCTGCGGCTCCGGATCGCACAGGCGGGAATGCCGTAG
- a CDS encoding CHAD domain-containing protein produces the protein MTWDLSQSPTANAARVLPGLARQYLRAGRIAAEPGASWEQMHDFRLVSKRFRYSLEIFRELYDSGIDDRIAALRRVQSVLGDGNDCETTLSLAGVAGHAGFEAWLRHRQHRLEQEFQRVWREEFDGKGDDHWAGYLAAPAKIAR, from the coding sequence ATGACCTGGGATCTCTCCCAATCGCCCACCGCCAACGCCGCGCGCGTCCTGCCGGGGCTCGCGCGCCAATACCTCCGCGCCGGCCGCATCGCCGCGGAACCCGGCGCTTCCTGGGAACAGATGCACGATTTCCGCCTGGTCTCGAAACGATTCCGCTACTCCCTCGAGATCTTCCGCGAACTCTACGACTCCGGAATCGACGACCGGATCGCCGCCCTGCGCCGCGTGCAATCGGTGCTCGGCGATGGCAACGATTGCGAAACCACCCTGTCACTCGCGGGGGTCGCCGGGCACGCCGGCTTTGAGGCCTGGCTGCGGCATCGCCAACACCGGCTCGAGCAGGAGTTCCAGCGCGTCTGGCGCGAGGAGTTCGACGGCAAGGGCGACGATCACTGGGCCGGCTACCTCGCCGCCCCAGCGAAAATAGCGCGATAA
- a CDS encoding peptidylprolyl isomerase, with the protein MKSVRAVAIFGLAAIAVFGQPKKGVRKAAASPLLHPEALAEKAPAQYKVKLSTGRGDATITVHRDWAPLAADRFYNLVKNGFYNGSPFHRVMPGFVAQFGIHPTPAVNAAWRAVPMKDEPVKKSNTLGTIGFAADGANSRTTQIYINLKQNTSLDRLGFVPFGDITQGFGVTALIYSAYHDKPDAERAIKSGLGFLKRSFPNLDYVKSAAIE; encoded by the coding sequence GTGAAAAGTGTCCGCGCTGTTGCGATTTTCGGCCTCGCGGCGATCGCGGTTTTCGGCCAGCCGAAGAAGGGTGTGCGGAAAGCGGCCGCGAGTCCGCTGCTGCATCCCGAGGCGTTGGCGGAGAAAGCGCCGGCGCAATACAAGGTGAAGCTCTCGACCGGGCGCGGCGATGCGACGATCACCGTCCACCGCGACTGGGCGCCGCTCGCGGCGGACCGGTTCTACAATCTTGTGAAGAACGGCTTCTACAACGGGTCGCCGTTCCACCGGGTGATGCCGGGATTCGTGGCGCAGTTCGGAATCCATCCCACTCCGGCGGTGAACGCCGCGTGGCGCGCGGTTCCGATGAAGGACGAACCCGTCAAAAAGAGCAATACGCTGGGCACGATCGGATTCGCCGCGGACGGCGCAAACTCCCGCACGACACAGATTTACATCAACCTGAAGCAGAACACGTCACTGGACCGCCTGGGGTTCGTTCCCTTCGGCGACATCACGCAGGGTTTCGGCGTCACGGCCCTGATCTACAGCGCCTACCACGACAAGCCGGACGCCGAGCGAGCGATCAAGTCCGGGCTGGGGTTTCTGAAGCGCTCGTTCCCGAACCTGGACTACGTGAAGTCCGCCGCGATTGAGTGA
- a CDS encoding homocysteine S-methyltransferase family protein translates to MYRTALPQIETDRIFLTDGGMETALIFQDGIDLPDFAAFDLLRQPSGAAALRRYYRRYIELAVRYGTGFVLESPTCRASSDWGDRLGYSRAALAGANIDAVALLEELRQEMPSRVQVVVSGSVGSRLAEFVPGSAMAATQAEQYHREQVETLAISSADMICAVRMTYAAEAIGIVRAARDGGMPAAVAFVVESNGCLPSSQPLAEAIAEVDAATGGYPAYFIIHCSDPADFAGLLPAGGAPWALRIRGLRANAPAASGDPAELGALYAALRRDQLPGLNVMGGCRGTDHRHVEGIAFRCAVAA, encoded by the coding sequence ATGTACCGCACCGCGCTCCCGCAAATCGAAACCGATCGAATCTTCCTCACCGACGGTGGGATGGAAACGGCGCTCATCTTCCAGGACGGCATCGATCTGCCGGATTTCGCGGCGTTCGATCTCCTCCGCCAACCTTCCGGGGCCGCCGCGCTGCGCCGCTACTACCGGCGGTACATCGAACTCGCCGTCCGCTACGGCACCGGCTTCGTGCTCGAAAGCCCGACGTGCCGGGCAAGTTCGGACTGGGGCGACCGCCTCGGCTATTCCCGCGCCGCTCTCGCCGGAGCGAACATTGACGCGGTGGCCCTGCTCGAGGAACTTCGCCAGGAGATGCCCTCCCGCGTGCAGGTGGTGGTCAGCGGGTCTGTGGGTTCACGCCTCGCTGAATTCGTTCCCGGCTCCGCCATGGCCGCCACCCAGGCCGAACAGTACCATCGCGAACAAGTGGAGACGCTTGCCATCTCGAGCGCCGATATGATCTGCGCCGTGAGGATGACCTACGCGGCCGAGGCGATCGGCATCGTCCGCGCGGCGCGAGACGGCGGTATGCCCGCCGCCGTGGCGTTCGTGGTCGAGAGCAATGGCTGTCTGCCGTCCAGCCAGCCGTTGGCCGAGGCTATCGCCGAGGTCGACGCCGCCACCGGAGGCTATCCGGCGTACTTCATCATTCATTGTTCGGATCCCGCTGATTTCGCCGGCCTGCTGCCGGCGGGTGGGGCTCCGTGGGCGCTGCGCATTCGCGGCCTTCGCGCCAACGCACCAGCCGCGTCGGGCGATCCCGCCGAACTTGGCGCCCTCTACGCCGCCCTGCGCCGGGACCAGCTTCCGGGGTTGAACGTGATGGGCGGCTGCCGCGGCACGGACCACAGGCATGTCGAAGGCATCGCGTTCCGGTGCGCGGTGGCCGCGTGA
- a CDS encoding GNAT family N-acetyltransferase: MKFRLAAPSEDAAVGRLITESFEPITWYREVDERFGALNGCDWRERWRMRLEEAFAREIVLVMEVDGEIAAAAAGTYDPRTALGFIDLLAVDSRRQRGGLGRAMLNAMCDHFRGLGALYVNLDCLANNEAGMKLYESEGWTSLAPSVKWFRKL; the protein is encoded by the coding sequence ATGAAGTTCCGGCTGGCCGCTCCGTCCGAGGATGCCGCCGTCGGCCGGCTGATCACCGAGAGCTTCGAGCCGATCACGTGGTATCGGGAGGTGGACGAGCGGTTCGGCGCGCTGAACGGCTGCGACTGGCGCGAGCGGTGGCGAATGCGGCTCGAAGAAGCGTTCGCGCGGGAAATCGTACTGGTGATGGAAGTGGACGGGGAGATTGCCGCGGCTGCGGCCGGGACGTACGACCCGCGCACGGCGCTTGGGTTCATCGATCTGCTGGCCGTGGATTCGCGGCGCCAGCGCGGCGGCCTTGGGCGGGCCATGCTGAACGCGATGTGCGATCACTTTCGAGGGCTTGGCGCGTTGTACGTGAACCTGGATTGCCTGGCGAACAACGAGGCGGGGATGAAGCTGTATGAGTCCGAGGGGTGGACGTCGCTGGCGCCGTCGGTGAAGTGGTTTCGGAAGTTGTGA
- a CDS encoding aldolase/citrate lyase family protein: MRSKWEALARGERLIGSFLSTGYPVNAELVGMAGFDFVIIDLEHGMSAERDILGQLHALETTGTTGLVRVESHEKQRVHRILDLGAKGIMFPRVESADQARACVAAMRYPPRGVRGVATMIRASGYGRDYEGYRDSSEAELITILQIESAEGVRNVEQIAAVEGAGVLFIGPMDLSTSLGVFRQYDHPLFVDAVEKTVSAAKRHGRPLGILLGSPADLPRWDALGFRMITCGTDTLLIKKAAAEMAAALRG; encoded by the coding sequence ATGAGGTCCAAGTGGGAAGCGCTCGCGCGCGGTGAGCGGCTGATCGGTTCGTTCCTGAGTACCGGGTATCCGGTGAACGCCGAACTGGTAGGCATGGCCGGGTTCGATTTCGTCATTATCGACCTCGAGCACGGGATGTCGGCCGAGCGTGACATTCTGGGGCAGTTGCACGCGCTCGAAACCACCGGCACGACGGGCCTGGTGCGGGTGGAGAGCCATGAGAAGCAGCGCGTGCACCGGATTCTCGATCTCGGCGCGAAGGGCATCATGTTCCCGCGGGTGGAATCGGCCGATCAGGCGCGGGCGTGCGTGGCGGCGATGCGCTATCCGCCTCGCGGCGTGCGCGGCGTGGCGACGATGATCCGGGCGTCGGGCTACGGGCGGGACTACGAAGGGTATCGCGATTCGAGCGAAGCGGAGTTGATCACAATTTTGCAGATCGAGTCGGCCGAAGGCGTACGCAACGTAGAGCAGATCGCGGCAGTGGAAGGCGCGGGCGTGCTGTTCATCGGCCCCATGGACCTTTCGACGAGCCTCGGCGTGTTCCGGCAGTACGATCATCCGCTGTTTGTGGATGCGGTGGAGAAGACCGTGTCGGCGGCGAAACGGCACGGGCGTCCGCTTGGGATTCTGCTGGGGTCGCCCGCGGACCTGCCGCGCTGGGACGCTCTCGGGTTCCGCATGATCACCTGCGGCACCGACACGCTGCTGATCAAGAAGGCGGCGGCTGAGATGGCCGCCGCGCTGCGCGGATGA
- the menC gene encoding o-succinylbenzoate synthase, with product MRIDRVTLTHVRIPLVEPFRISNGAVSEKDGIIVEVHADGLSGVGESSPMAGNFYSSDTPESCWRDLTAALAPSAVGREFATLEEACAWINAQPGSNFAKVGIETAFWDLEAQRLGLPLHRLLGGERDRVESGLAVGLYETEPALLGAISKHLDAEGYKRVKVKIARGHDVGIVRAVRSAFGDVPLMTDANADYTLEHRGVFLELDLFGLLMFEQPLAGAMLAESAELQAGLRTPVCLDESLESPADADRAAAAGACRIANIKIQRVGGFSNALDLYRRARGHGLSIWVGTMPELGIGQAQGAALQSLAGCDYPTDVESTRRWFTADIVEPWIEVRDGAIAMPEAAGLGYALDRKAMARHQVAREEIR from the coding sequence ATGCGCATCGATCGCGTCACTCTTACCCACGTCCGCATTCCGCTTGTCGAACCGTTCCGGATCAGCAACGGCGCGGTTTCCGAGAAAGACGGCATTATCGTCGAGGTCCACGCGGACGGGCTCAGCGGCGTTGGCGAGTCTTCGCCGATGGCCGGGAATTTCTATTCGTCCGACACGCCGGAAAGCTGCTGGCGCGATCTCACCGCCGCTCTCGCTCCGAGCGCGGTGGGCCGCGAGTTCGCCACGCTCGAAGAGGCCTGCGCGTGGATCAACGCGCAGCCCGGCAGCAACTTTGCGAAAGTGGGGATCGAGACGGCGTTCTGGGATCTCGAAGCGCAGCGCCTCGGCCTCCCGCTGCACCGGCTGCTGGGGGGGGAGCGCGATCGGGTGGAGAGCGGGCTCGCGGTGGGGCTGTACGAAACGGAGCCGGCGCTTCTCGGCGCGATCTCGAAACATCTCGACGCGGAAGGCTACAAGCGGGTAAAGGTGAAGATCGCGCGCGGACACGACGTGGGGATCGTGCGCGCGGTGCGAAGCGCCTTCGGCGACGTGCCCCTGATGACCGACGCCAACGCGGACTATACGCTCGAGCATCGCGGCGTGTTTCTCGAACTCGACCTGTTCGGGCTGCTGATGTTCGAGCAGCCGCTCGCCGGCGCGATGCTCGCCGAGAGCGCTGAACTGCAGGCCGGGCTGCGGACGCCGGTGTGCCTGGACGAGAGTCTCGAATCGCCGGCCGACGCCGACCGGGCCGCGGCCGCCGGAGCCTGCCGGATCGCCAACATCAAGATTCAGCGCGTGGGCGGCTTTTCGAACGCGCTCGATTTGTACCGGCGCGCACGCGGGCACGGGCTCTCGATTTGGGTGGGTACGATGCCGGAACTCGGGATCGGGCAGGCGCAGGGCGCGGCGCTGCAGTCTCTCGCCGGGTGCGACTATCCGACGGACGTCGAATCCACGCGGCGCTGGTTCACGGCCGATATCGTGGAGCCGTGGATCGAGGTGCGCGATGGTGCGATCGCGATGCCGGAAGCCGCCGGGCTCGGCTACGCGCTCGACCGCAAGGCGATGGCGCGCCATCAGGTGGCGCGAGAGGAGATTCGATGA
- a CDS encoding SEL1-like repeat protein, translated as MRTERPPSSFRFLFTAILMAAAMPARADYAMAQRALSVGDYPTALREFTREAEGGHLPSQLALARLNEEGKGLAKNPAEAFRWYTLAARQGDTEAQYRAGSMLASGNGPAKDASAAAPLLREAADKGHLRAQAELAAILESGAAGEKDEAGALALYRKAADQGDAQSQYRAALMLLEGRGADKDEEAGMALLHKAGDAGIVDAELRLGEAYATGHGVSKDEAEGFNWYSVAAADGNVEAAYRLAAMRAAGQGAAKDEAKAVGWLEKAAAGGHLAAQFDLAGRYANGLGVARDPDKAAKWFLKAAEGGHAGAFFQLRMMRSGGAQVSAADLARVLRSMAEQGNGDAQFDLAQIYLDGDGVARDEQQAIEWLRKAAAQQHAGAQFRLAQLLDESNPGSAEATQLLLAAAKQGHAGAQYQYALRIAMGRSGASRNDAEVNQWLQAAAEQGHTEAQLSLASRLASGVGGPKDEGVALHWYKQAAEAGAPEAEFAYGAALAGKNATAADLPEAARWIRKAADASHPPAMAMLGLLYLDGRGVAQDYVQAHMWLNLAAALGDQTGADGRQRLNELMTREQMAQAQEMARGWKPSREGQQHQ; from the coding sequence ATGCGCACCGAAAGACCGCCGTCGTCCTTTCGATTTCTCTTCACGGCAATCCTGATGGCAGCCGCGATGCCGGCGCGCGCCGATTACGCCATGGCGCAGCGCGCCCTCTCCGTCGGCGACTACCCCACGGCGCTCCGCGAATTTACGCGGGAAGCCGAAGGCGGCCACCTTCCATCCCAACTGGCGCTGGCCAGGCTGAATGAAGAAGGTAAGGGATTGGCGAAGAATCCCGCCGAAGCTTTCCGTTGGTATACGCTCGCCGCGCGCCAGGGCGATACGGAAGCGCAGTATCGCGCCGGCTCCATGCTCGCGAGCGGCAACGGACCGGCCAAGGACGCGTCGGCCGCGGCGCCGCTGCTGCGCGAAGCGGCGGACAAAGGGCACCTCCGCGCTCAAGCCGAACTGGCCGCGATCCTCGAATCGGGCGCGGCCGGTGAAAAGGACGAAGCCGGCGCGCTGGCGCTTTACCGGAAGGCGGCCGACCAGGGCGACGCGCAGTCACAGTATCGCGCGGCGTTGATGCTTCTCGAGGGCCGTGGGGCCGACAAAGACGAAGAAGCGGGCATGGCGCTGCTCCACAAGGCCGGTGATGCCGGTATCGTCGACGCGGAACTGCGGCTGGGTGAAGCGTACGCCACCGGCCATGGCGTGAGCAAAGACGAAGCGGAAGGATTCAATTGGTATAGCGTCGCCGCGGCCGATGGGAACGTGGAAGCCGCGTACCGCCTGGCGGCGATGCGCGCTGCGGGCCAGGGCGCGGCCAAGGACGAAGCGAAGGCGGTGGGGTGGTTGGAGAAGGCGGCCGCCGGCGGGCACCTCGCGGCGCAGTTCGACCTCGCGGGGCGCTACGCGAACGGTCTGGGCGTTGCGCGCGACCCGGATAAAGCCGCGAAATGGTTTCTCAAGGCGGCCGAGGGCGGACACGCGGGCGCCTTTTTTCAGTTGCGCATGATGCGCTCCGGCGGCGCCCAGGTGAGCGCGGCCGATTTGGCCCGTGTTCTCCGCAGCATGGCCGAGCAGGGCAACGGAGACGCGCAGTTCGACTTGGCGCAGATCTACCTGGACGGCGACGGGGTGGCGCGCGACGAGCAACAGGCGATCGAGTGGCTGCGCAAGGCCGCCGCGCAACAGCACGCCGGGGCGCAGTTCCGGCTCGCCCAACTGCTCGACGAAAGCAACCCGGGGTCGGCCGAAGCCACGCAACTGCTGCTCGCCGCGGCGAAGCAGGGGCACGCGGGCGCGCAGTATCAGTACGCGCTGCGCATCGCGATGGGGCGCTCCGGAGCCTCGCGCAACGACGCTGAAGTGAACCAGTGGCTCCAGGCGGCGGCCGAGCAGGGCCATACCGAGGCGCAACTGTCGCTGGCGTCGCGGTTGGCGAGCGGCGTCGGCGGGCCGAAGGACGAAGGTGTCGCGCTGCACTGGTACAAGCAGGCCGCCGAAGCGGGTGCGCCGGAAGCGGAATTCGCGTATGGCGCGGCGCTTGCTGGCAAGAACGCCACCGCCGCGGACCTCCCCGAGGCCGCCCGCTGGATCCGCAAAGCCGCCGATGCCTCCCATCCGCCGGCGATGGCCATGCTCGGGCTGCTCTATCTCGACGGCCGCGGGGTGGCGCAGGACTACGTGCAGGCGCACATGTGGCTGAACCTCGCCGCGGCGCTCGGCGACCAGACCGGCGCCGACGGCCGCCAGCGGCTGAACGAACTGATGACCCGCGAGCAGATGGCGCAAGCGCAGGAGATGGCGCGCGGATGGAAGCCCTCGCGGGAAGGCCAGCAACACCAGTAA
- a CDS encoding DUF2950 family protein, with product MRMLTSSPRRGISRRRLLRGFSLMELLIVVAILMIIGAVAVPKINIALMSAKESAAVRELHNLITAQTQYMSSYGRYAQSMPELGPPSSGQASATASDLISGEMAKGEKNGYKYSLQASPQGYAFVAVPTQFGSTGRYTFYVDASGVIRRNAGAEPATAQSPELKN from the coding sequence ATGCGAATGTTGACGTCGAGCCCGCGCCGGGGAATTTCGCGCCGCCGCCTGCTGCGCGGATTCTCGTTGATGGAACTGCTGATCGTGGTGGCGATTCTGATGATCATCGGGGCGGTGGCGGTGCCGAAGATCAACATCGCGCTGATGAGCGCGAAGGAATCGGCCGCGGTGCGGGAACTGCATAACCTGATCACCGCGCAGACGCAATATATGTCGAGTTACGGGCGCTACGCGCAATCGATGCCGGAGCTCGGTCCGCCTTCGAGCGGGCAGGCCAGCGCAACGGCGTCGGACCTGATCTCCGGCGAGATGGCCAAGGGCGAGAAGAACGGATACAAGTACAGTCTGCAGGCATCGCCCCAGGGTTACGCTTTCGTGGCCGTGCCGACGCAGTTCGGGAGCACGGGACGCTACACCTTCTATGTGGATGCGAGCGGCGTCATCCGGCGCAACGCGGGCGCTGAACCGGCGACGGCGCAGAGTCCGGAACTGAAGAACTAA
- a CDS encoding DinB family protein, whose protein sequence is MTRTIICTAAALALGTAALAQDPLSNEARQGWNRTINNVIGAAEKMPDDAYNFKPTPESMSFRDLVAHTADSAMGSCSAYNGERRMAGARDMMSKGDLVGALKAAQGECEKAYGSLTDAKATEMVESPRGSRSRLGLLYGNTIHIEHEYAQMAVHLRLKGVVPPSSEGRGMGGRKGGKK, encoded by the coding sequence ATGACACGCACCATCATTTGCACCGCGGCCGCGCTTGCCCTGGGAACGGCGGCGCTTGCCCAGGATCCGTTGAGTAACGAAGCCCGGCAGGGCTGGAACCGCACGATCAACAATGTGATCGGCGCGGCGGAGAAGATGCCGGATGACGCATATAACTTCAAGCCGACGCCGGAGAGCATGAGCTTCCGCGATCTGGTGGCTCACACCGCCGATTCGGCGATGGGCTCCTGCTCGGCGTACAACGGCGAGCGGCGGATGGCCGGCGCCCGTGACATGATGTCGAAAGGGGATCTGGTTGGCGCGCTCAAGGCGGCGCAGGGGGAATGCGAGAAGGCCTATGGCTCGCTTACCGACGCCAAGGCGACGGAAATGGTGGAAAGCCCGCGCGGGTCGCGGTCCCGCCTGGGTCTGCTTTACGGCAACACGATCCATATCGAGCACGAGTACGCGCAGATGGCGGTGCACCTGCGGCTGAAGGGCGTGGTTCCGCCGTCGAGCGAAGGGCGCGGCATGGGCGGCAGGAAGGGCGGAAAGAAGTAG